One part of the Solanum dulcamara chromosome 8, daSolDulc1.2, whole genome shotgun sequence genome encodes these proteins:
- the LOC129901246 gene encoding probable protein phosphatase 2C 24, translating to MAEVCFGGVVTETDSSPPCESSSREVRRRRMEFRKIKVIAGVNPQEPTEKGMKRPKLKLISGSVSRMCDNAVESSSTNDEGKLRLVETKGLPPTVILTPILGPLNSTPLVQSVACPKFGFASVCGRRRDMEDAVAIHPSFCQIEKENSGELHYFAVYDGHGCSHVATKCKERLHELVKEELENKEGNHEGWKHSMNRSFNRMDNEVIEWNKNVTGATCRCELHTPECDAVGSTAVVAIVTPDKIIVANCGDSRAILCRNGKVIPLSNDQKPDRPDELNRIQEAGGRVIYWDGPRVSGVLAMSRAIGDNYLKPYVICEPEVTITDRTAEDDCLILASDGLWDVVSNDTACGVAGMCLKGNEAPENEANGEVDSDQGCSDASMLLTKLALARRSYDNVSVVVVDLKNYT from the exons ATGGCAGAGGTCTGTTTTGGTGGAGTTGTGACTGAAACTGATTCATCGCCGCCGTGTGAGTCAAGTTCACGGGAGGTGAGGAGGAGGAGAATGGAGTTTCGAAAGATAAAAGTCATCGCCGGAGTAAATCCACAGGAACCTACAGAGAAAGGAATGAAACGTCCAAAATTAAAGCTTATTTCCGGTTCTGTTTCAAGGATGTGTGATAACGCTGTGGAAAGTTCTAGCACCAATGATGAAGGAAAACTGAGATTAGTAGAGACAAAAGGATTACCACCGACTGTTATTTTGACTCCAATTTTGGGTCCTTTGAATTCTACTCCCCTTGTTCAATCAGTGGCTTGCCCAAAGTTTGGTTTCGCCTCTGTTTGTGGAAGGAGGAGAGATATGGAAGATGCAGTCGCAATTCATCCTTCCTTTTGccaaatagaaaaagaaaatagtggAGAATTGCATTACTTTGCCGTTTACGATGGTCATGGCTGCTCTCAT GTGGCGACCAAGTGTAAAGAGAGATTACACGAGCTGGTGAAGGAAGAGCTGGAGAACAAAGAAGGAAATCATGAAGGATGGAAACATTCAATGAATCGAAGCTTCAATCGTATGGACAATGAAGTGATTGAATGGAACAAGAATGTAACCGGAGCCACATGCCGGTGCGAACTTCATACACCGGAATGCGACGCCGTCGGTTCAACGGCGGTAGTAGCAATTGTAACGCCGGACAAGATTATTGTCGCGAATTGTGGTGATTCCAGAGCTATTCTTTGCCGAAATGGGAAAGTTATTCCTCTTTCTAACGATCAAAAA CCAGATCGTCCCGATGAACTTAACCGGATCCAGGAAGCTGGTGGCAGAGTAATCTACTGGGATGGCCCTCGTGTTTCAGGCGTTTTGGCCATGTCAAGAGCCATTG GTGATAATTATTTGAAGCCGTATGTGATATGCGAGCCAGAGGTGACGATAACCGATCGAACGGCGGAAGATGACTGTTTGATTCTGGCAAGTGACGGATTGTGGGACGTAGTCTCAAACGACACTGCATGTGGCGTTGCCGGGATGTGTTTGAAAGGGAATGAAGCGCCGGAAAATGAAGCCAACGGCGAGGTGGATTCCGACCAGGGTTGTTCTGATGCATCGATGCTTTTGACTAAACTAGCCCTTGCGAGGCGGAGCTATGACAACGTCAGCGTTGTCGTAGTTGATCTGAAGAACTACACGTAG
- the LOC129900827 gene encoding methylsterol monooxygenase 2-2 isoform X2 — translation MASVIESAWAYLITNFNDFQLACLGSFFLHESVFFLSGLPFILLERAGWLSKYKIQTKNNSPAAQEKCITRLLLYHFCVNLPIMMASYPVFKLMGMRNTLPLPSWKVISTQVLFYFVLEDFIFYWGHRILHTKWLYKHVHSVHHEYATPFGLTSEYAHPAEILFLGFATIVGPAITGPHLITLWLWMVLRVLETVEAHCGYHFPWSLSNFLPLYGGADFHDYHHRLLYTKSGNYSSTFVYMDWLFGTDKGYRRLKVLKSDACEAERKEM, via the exons TATCTGATTACAAATTTCAACGACTTTCAATTGGCGTGTCTTGGAAGTTTCTTTCTTCATGAAAGCGTCTTCTTCTTGTCTGGACTTCCTTTCATTCTTCTTGAAAGGGCAGGATGGTTGAGCAAATACAAAATTCAG ACAAAAAATAATAGTCCTGCAGCTCAGGAGAAGTGTATCACTCGCCTGTTGCTGTATCATTTTTGTGTTAATCTCCCAATTATGATGGCATCCTATCCAGTCTTCAAATTAATGGGGATGCGAAATACTCTCCCGTTGCCGTCCTG GAAAGTGATCTCAACGCAAGTATTATTCTACTTTGTCCTGGAGGATTTTATATTCTATTGGGGACACAGGATTTTACATACTAAATGGCTCTACAAGCATGTCCACAGTGTCCATCACGA GTATGCAACACCTTTTGGATTGACCTCTGAATATGCTCACCCTGCTGAAATTCTTTTTCTTGGATTTGCTACAATAGTGGGTCCAGCCATCACTGGGCCCCATTTGATAACATTATGGTTGTGGATGGTACTTAGAGTCCTTGAGACAGTTGAAGCACATTGTGGTTACCATTTCCCCTGGAGCCTCTCAAACTTCTTGCCATTATATGGGGG GGCTGATTTTCATGACTATCATCACCGACTGCTCTATACAAAGTCTGGAAACTATTCTTCAACATTTGTTTACATGGACTG GTTATTTGGTACTGACAAGGGTTACAGAAGATTGAAGGTGCTGAAGAGCGATGCATGTGAAGCTGAGAGGAAAGAAATGTAG
- the LOC129900827 gene encoding methylsterol monooxygenase 2-2 isoform X1 gives MASVIESAWAYLITNFNDFQLACLGSFFLHESVFFLSGLPFILLERAGWLSKYKIQTKNNSPAAQEKCITRLLLYHFCVNLPIMMASYPVFKLMGMRNTLPLPSWKVISTQVLFYFVLEDFIFYWGHRILHTKWLYKHVHSVHHEYATPFGLTSEYAHPAEILFLGFATIVGPAITGPHLITLWLWMVLRVLETVEAHCGYHFPWSLSNFLPLYGGSVHIFTLRKLLVHFSTSTICLKLLRLFPRADFHDYHHRLLYTKSGNYSSTFVYMDWLFGTDKGYRRLKVLKSDACEAERKEM, from the exons TATCTGATTACAAATTTCAACGACTTTCAATTGGCGTGTCTTGGAAGTTTCTTTCTTCATGAAAGCGTCTTCTTCTTGTCTGGACTTCCTTTCATTCTTCTTGAAAGGGCAGGATGGTTGAGCAAATACAAAATTCAG ACAAAAAATAATAGTCCTGCAGCTCAGGAGAAGTGTATCACTCGCCTGTTGCTGTATCATTTTTGTGTTAATCTCCCAATTATGATGGCATCCTATCCAGTCTTCAAATTAATGGGGATGCGAAATACTCTCCCGTTGCCGTCCTG GAAAGTGATCTCAACGCAAGTATTATTCTACTTTGTCCTGGAGGATTTTATATTCTATTGGGGACACAGGATTTTACATACTAAATGGCTCTACAAGCATGTCCACAGTGTCCATCACGA GTATGCAACACCTTTTGGATTGACCTCTGAATATGCTCACCCTGCTGAAATTCTTTTTCTTGGATTTGCTACAATAGTGGGTCCAGCCATCACTGGGCCCCATTTGATAACATTATGGTTGTGGATGGTACTTAGAGTCCTTGAGACAGTTGAAGCACATTGTGGTTACCATTTCCCCTGGAGCCTCTCAAACTTCTTGCCATTATATGGGGGGTCTGTACACATATTTACTCTTAGAAAACTGTTAGTTCATTTTTCTACATCAACTATATGTCTGAAACTGCTACGTTTGTTTCCCAGGGCTGATTTTCATGACTATCATCACCGACTGCTCTATACAAAGTCTGGAAACTATTCTTCAACATTTGTTTACATGGACTG GTTATTTGGTACTGACAAGGGTTACAGAAGATTGAAGGTGCTGAAGAGCGATGCATGTGAAGCTGAGAGGAAAGAAATGTAG
- the LOC129900827 gene encoding methylsterol monooxygenase 2-2 isoform X3, producing MASVIESAWAYLITNFNDFQLACLGSFFLHESVFFLSGLPFILLERAGWLSKYKIQTKNNSPAAQEKCITRLLLYHFCVNLPIMMASYPVFKLMGMRNTLPLPSWKVISTQVLFYFVLEDFIFYWGHRILHTKWLYKHVHSVHHEYATPFGLTSEYAHPAEILFLGFATIVGPAITGPHLITLWLWMVLRVLETVEAHCGYHFPWSLSNFLPLYGGADFHDYHHRLLYTKSGNYSSTFVYMD from the exons TATCTGATTACAAATTTCAACGACTTTCAATTGGCGTGTCTTGGAAGTTTCTTTCTTCATGAAAGCGTCTTCTTCTTGTCTGGACTTCCTTTCATTCTTCTTGAAAGGGCAGGATGGTTGAGCAAATACAAAATTCAG ACAAAAAATAATAGTCCTGCAGCTCAGGAGAAGTGTATCACTCGCCTGTTGCTGTATCATTTTTGTGTTAATCTCCCAATTATGATGGCATCCTATCCAGTCTTCAAATTAATGGGGATGCGAAATACTCTCCCGTTGCCGTCCTG GAAAGTGATCTCAACGCAAGTATTATTCTACTTTGTCCTGGAGGATTTTATATTCTATTGGGGACACAGGATTTTACATACTAAATGGCTCTACAAGCATGTCCACAGTGTCCATCACGA GTATGCAACACCTTTTGGATTGACCTCTGAATATGCTCACCCTGCTGAAATTCTTTTTCTTGGATTTGCTACAATAGTGGGTCCAGCCATCACTGGGCCCCATTTGATAACATTATGGTTGTGGATGGTACTTAGAGTCCTTGAGACAGTTGAAGCACATTGTGGTTACCATTTCCCCTGGAGCCTCTCAAACTTCTTGCCATTATATGGGGG GGCTGATTTTCATGACTATCATCACCGACTGCTCTATACAAAGTCTGGAAACTATTCTTCAACATTTGTTTACATGGACTG A